One genomic segment of Hordeum vulgare subsp. vulgare chromosome 2H, MorexV3_pseudomolecules_assembly, whole genome shotgun sequence includes these proteins:
- the LOC123426534 gene encoding 2,3-dimethylmalate lyase-like encodes MAGRAPYFAPEEGARGIRPGESPAAALRRILATPGAHQAPCCFDALGARLVERAGFPICFMGGFCVSAARLGLPDVGLISYGEMVDQGRLITEAVSVPVIGDGDNGYGNSMNIKRTVKGYINAGLAGIMLEDQVAPKACGHTEGRKVISREESVMHIKAAIDARKESASDIVIVARTDSRQAVSLDEALWRVQAFADAGADVLFIDALASIEEMKAFCAIAPGVPKMANMLEGGGKTPILTPAELKEIGFSLVVYPLSLIGVAMRAMEDALLAIKGGGVPPPASLPSFQEIKDTLGFNRYYQEDKQYTVPQAQPSTPSGNP; translated from the exons ATGGCAGGCCGCGCCCCTTACTTCGCCCCCGAGGAAGGCGCCCGGGGCATCCGCCCAGGGGAGTCACCTGCCGCGGCGCTCCGCCGGATCCTGGCGACGCCAGGCGCCCACCAGGCGCCCTGCTGCTTCGACGCGCTCGGCGCCCGCCTCGTCGAGCGCGCGGGGTTTCCGATCTGCTTCATGGGCG GTTTCTGTGTTTCTGCTGCACGACTTGGATTGCCTGATGTTGGATTAATCTCCTATGGAGAAATGGTTGATCAAGGGCGTCTAATCACCGAAGCAGTTTCGGTTCCCGTGATTGGAGATGGAGACAATGGTTATGGAAATTCTATGAACATCAAGAGAACTGTAAAAGGATACATTAATGCTGGGTTGGCTGGAATCATGCTTGAAGATCAG GTGGCACCAAAAGCATGTGGACACACTGAAGGAAGGAAAGTCATCTCGAGGGAGGAATCAGTCATGCACATCAAAGCTGCTATAGACGCAAGGAAGGAGAGTGCCTCTGACATTGTTATTGTGGCAAGGACTGATTCTCGTCAAGCTGTTTCTCTTGATGAAGCATTATGGAGAGTTCAGGCTTTTGCTGATGCTGGAGCAGATGTTCTATTTATTGATGCCCTTGCTTCAATAGAAGAGATGAAGGCATTCTGTGCCATTGCACCTGGAGTACCAAAGATG GCAAACATGTTAGAAGGTGGTGGTAAAACTCCCATATTGACCCCTGCTGAACTCAAGGAGATTGGTTTTAGCCTTGTAGTCTATCCGTTGTCCCTAATTGGGGTAGCAATGCGTGCAATGGAG GATGCTCTACTCGCGATAAAAGGTGGTGGCGTACCCCCACCTGCCAGCCTGCCATCTTTTCAGGAGATCAAGGATACTCTAGGGTTCAACCGCTATTACCAGGAAGATAAACAGTACACTGTCCCGCAAGCCCAGCCATCGACGCCAAGTG GTAACCCGTAG